Proteins encoded in a region of the Hypanus sabinus isolate sHypSab1 chromosome 12, sHypSab1.hap1, whole genome shotgun sequence genome:
- the LOC132402387 gene encoding mucin-2-like, translating into MILGRIRNIHTDCNPAVVECCHFRLANCSSNIVVTPPNTSTVSIIPSAQPHTQRPGPSLNPLPFPYTQRPVTQSSALPLYSTARHNPLPFPYTQRPVTQSSALPLYSTARHNPLPFPYTQRPVTQSSALPLYSTARHSILHPSPILNGPSLNPLPFPYTQRPVTQSSALPLYSTARHSILCPSPILNGPSLNPLPFPYTQRPVTQSSALPLYSTARHNPLPFPYTQRPVTQSSALPLYSTARHSILCPSPILNGPSQSSALPLYSTARHSILCPSPILNGPSLNPSPFPYTQRPVTQSSALPLYSTARHSILRPSPVLNSPSLNPPPFPCTQQPVTQSSALPLYSTARHSILRPQPVTQSSALPPYSTACHSFLHPAPITARHSFLHPAPITARHSFLHPAPITARHSFLHPAPITARHSFLHPAPITARHSFLHPAPITARHSFLHPAPITARHSFLHPAPITARHSFLHPAPITARHSFLRPAPLRSHHSLRSTPIVAGLSFAHLCRHSLSSAPPFFSHSHRC; encoded by the exons ATGATACTCGGGA GAATACGTAACATACACACAGATTGTAATCCCGCAGTTGTTGAATGCTGCCATTTCAGATTAGCCAATTGCTCGTCGAATATCGTGGTTACTCCCCCCAACACCAGCACAGTCTCAATCATCCCTTCTGCTCAGCCCCATACTCAACGGCCCGGCCCGTCACTCAATCCTCTGCCCTTCCCCTATACTCAACGGCCCGTCACTCAATCCTCTGCCCTTCCCCTATACTCAACGGCCCGTCACAATCCTCTGCCCTTCCCCTATACTCAACGGCCCGTCACTCAATCCTCTGCCCTTCCCCTATACTCAACGGCCCGTCACAATCCTCTGCCCTTCCCCTATACTCAACGGCCCGTCACTCAATCCTCTGCCCTTCCCCTATACTCAACGGCCCGTCACTCAATCCTTCACCCTTCCCCTATACTCAACGGCCCGTCACTCAATCCTCTGCCCTTCCCCTATACTCAACGGCCCGTCACTCAATCCTCTGCCCTTCCCCTATACTCAACGGCCCGTCACTCAATCCTCTGCCCTTCCCCTATACTCAACGGCCCGTCACTCAATCCTCTGCCCTTCCCCTATACTCAACGGCCCGTCACTCAATCCTCTGCCCTTCCCCTATACTCAACAGCCCGTCACAATCCTCTGCCCTTCCCCTATACTCAACGGCCCGTCACTCAATCCTCCGCCCTTCCCCTATACTCAACGGCCCGTCACTCAATCCTCTGCCCTTCCCCTATACTCAACGGCCCGTCACAATCCTCTGCCCTTCCCCTATACTCAACGGCCCGTCACTCAATCCTCTGCCCTTCCCCTATACTCAACGGCCCGTCACTCAATCCTTCACCCTTCCCCTATACTCAACGGCCCGTCACTCAATCCTCCGCCCTTCCCCTATACTCAACGGCCCGTCACTCAATCCTCCGCCCTTCCCCCGTACTCAACAGCCCGTCACTCAATCCTCCGCCCTTCCCCTGTACTCAACAGCCCGTCACTCAATCCTCCGCCCTTCCCCTGTACTCAACAGCCCGTCACTCAATCCTCCGCCCTCAGCCCGTCACTCAATCCTCCGCCCTTCCCCCGTACTCAACAGCCTGTCACTCATTCCTCCACCCCGCCCCCATAACAGCCCGTCACTCATTCCTCCACCCCGCCCCCATAACAGCCCGTCACTCATTCCTCCACCCCGCCCCCATAACAGCCCGTCACTCATTCCTCCACCCAGCCCCCATAACAGCCCGTCACTCATTCCTCCACCCCGCCCCCATAACAGCCCGTCACTCATTCCTCCACCCCGCCCCCATAACAGCCCGTCACTCATTCCTCCACCCCGCCCCCATAACAGCCCGTCACTCATTCCTCCACCCCGCCCCCATAACAGCCCGTCACTCATTCCTCCACCCCGCCCCCATAACAGCCCGTCACTCATTCCTCCGCCCCGCCCCTCTCCGTTCTCACCATTCGCTCCGCTCCACGCCCATCGTAGCCGGACTGTCATTCGCACATCTGTGTCGTCACTCGCTCAGCTCCGCCCCGCCCTTTTTCTCTCACTCACACCGTTGTTGA
- the LOC132402951 gene encoding centriole, cilia and spindle-associated protein-like: MTKRMKTEYMKKFKGPKWDNYGSCYSDLVQYRNMRRILEQAHIPWVWTGWDTSSNSSSGASTPGVQEQPWGTTCLADSLLAAPQVPGGSPPAERPRTEPPPAERPRTEPPPAERPRTEPPPAERPRTEPPPAERPRTVECYPLEKEMTVEDQKDKSDQQSKGGVCNYRRVKGASLEKPHKTSQVAPATVRTKEMKPPFAMYGWAEKEVEVGCKKTYNVGASALRGQIYESAVRAQDRRQVQRAMRVSRTRHRGTEPGSNRAADHWCKTFQSHKPASQHSRIQALKPTGVDNPWLSEYMRCFSTRSF; the protein is encoded by the exons ATGACGAAAAGGATGAAGACGGAGTACATGAAGAAATTTAAAGGACCAAAATGGGACAACTACGGCAGCTGCTATTCTGATCTGGTGCAGTATCGTAACATGCGAAGGATACTGGAGCAAGCGCACATTCCTTGGGTTTGGACCGGCTGGGACACCAGTTCCAACTCCAGCAGCGGCGCGTCCACCCCAGGGGTACAAGAACAACCTTGGGGTACAACATGTCTCGCAGACAGCTTGCTGGCTGCGCCCCAAGTACCCGGGGGATCTCCGCCTGCCGAGCGTCCCCGGACCGAGCCTCCGCCTGCCGAGCGTCCCCGGACCGAGCCTCCGCCTGCCGAGCGTCCCCGGACCGAGCCTCCGCCTGCCGAGCGTCCCCGGACCGAGCCTCCGCCTGCCGAGCGTCCCCGGACCGTTGAATGTTATCCTCTGG aaaaggaaatgactGTTGAGGATCAAAAGGATAAAAGTGACCAACAGTCAAAGGGTGGAGTGTGTAATTATCGTCGTGTGAAAGGTGCAAGTCTGGAAAAACCGCATAAAACTTCTCAAGTGGCACCAGCAACTGTGAGGACAAAAGAAATGAAGCCCCCATTTGCAATGTATGGTTGGGCTGAAAAGGAAGTGGAAGTAGGCTGTAAAAAGACATACAACGTTGGTGCTTCTGCTTTGAGAGGACAA ATTTATGAATCTGCAGTCCGGGCACAGGATAGACGTCAAGTGCAGAGAGCGATGCGTGTGTCTCGGACACGACACCGGGGCACAGAACCAGGCAGCAACCGTGCTGCCGACCACTGGTGTAAGACTTTCCAAAGTCACAAGCCAGCTTCTCAGCACTCACGTATTCAGGCTTTGAAACCTACTGGAGTGGACAATCCCTGGCTCTCTGAATACATGAGATGTTTTTCAACAAGGTCCTTCTAA
- the pdcd2 gene encoding programmed cell death protein 2 isoform X1: MEEPGPRPVELGFVEPAAPARLASSQFPSKVGGRPAWLSLELPGPERLRCGGCAQPLTFLLQVYAPRDSAFHRSLLIFCCALSDCRDRSFVVLRSQLGRVNDFYSAEPEPEPEPDAPLRPIPGLSLCRVCGASGPKACSRCRRARYCGKEHQRADWKAGHRAVCGQPGQPDEDGFSALNILFPEFELVMELEESEGEELEKLQTCMDSLSVQKSVPNYVKQTGVDNLLFLANKDTVCMSEVMEEQELEAMARHATKEDQIFAKFKKRIALAPDQVLRYCRGGGPLWVSGNNTPTDNDIPNCSCGARREFEFQVMPQLLNQLKVDRLEESLDWGTLTVYTCAQSCDPGNTYVLEFIWKQDFTAEQV, from the exons ATGGAGGAGCCGGGCCCCAGGCCCGTGGAGCTGGGCTTCGTGGAGCCGGCGGCCCCGGCGCGGCTGGCCAGCTCGCAGTTCCCCAGTAAGGTGGGCGGGCGGCCGGCCTGGCTGAGCCTGGAGCTGCCGGGGCCCGAGCGCCTGCGGTGCGGCGGATGCGCGCAGCCCCTGACCTTCCTGCTGCAGGTGTACGCGCCGCGGGACAGCGCCTTCCACCGCTCGCTCCTCATCTTCTGCTGCGCGCTCTCGGACTGTCGGGACCGCAGCTTCGTCGTCCTGCGAAGCCAGCTGGGGCGGGTGAACGATTTCTATTCGGCCGAGCCGGAGCCGGAGCCGGAGCCCGATGCACCTCTCAGGCCGATTCCTGGACTCAGCCTGTGCCGTGTGTGCGGGGCCTCTGGCCCCAAGGCCTGCTCCCGTTGCCGTCGCGCCCGCTACTGCGGCAAGGAGCACCAAAGAGCCGACTGGAAAGCGGGGCATCGAGCGGTGTGCGGCCAGCCCG GACAACCGGACGAGGATGGGTTTTCAGCTCTCAATATCCTTTTTCCCGAGTTCGAGCTGGTGATGGAGCTCGAGGAATCGGAGGGTGAGGAACTGGAAAAACTCCAAACGTGCATGGACTCCTTGTCAGTACAAAAAAGTG TACCAAACTATGTAAAGCAGACAGGAGTTGACAATTTACTTTTCCTTGCTAATAAAGACACTG TTTGCATGTCTGAAGTGATGGAGGAGCAGGAGCTGGAAGCCATGGCAAGACATGCAACGAAAGAAGACCAGATCTTCGCTAAGTTTAAGAAGCGGATTGCATTAGCACCTGATCAG GTATTGCGCTACTGCAGAGGAGGAGGCCCGTTGTGGGTATCTGGTAATAACACTCCAACAGATAATGACATCCCAAATTGTTCTTGTGGAGCTAGGCGTGAATTTGAATTTCAG gtGATGCCACAGTTGCTTAACCAGCTTAAAGTGGATCGGCTTGAAGAAAGTTTGGACTGGGGAACACTTACTGTTTATACCTGTGCACAAAGCTGTGATCCTGGCAACACATACGTTCTCGAATTCATCTGGAAGCAGGATTTTACTGCAGAGCAGGTGTAA
- the pdcd2 gene encoding programmed cell death protein 2 isoform X2: protein MEEPGPRPVELGFVEPAAPARLASSQFPSKVGGRPAWLSLELPGPERLRCGGCAQPLTFLLQVYAPRDSAFHRSLLIFCCALSDCRDRSFVVLRSQLGRVNDFYSAEPEPEPEPDAPLRPIPGLSLCRVCGASGPKACSRCRRARYCGKEHQRADWKAGHRAVCGQPGQPDEDGFSALNILFPEFELVMELEESEGEELEKLQTCMDSLSVQKSVCMSEVMEEQELEAMARHATKEDQIFAKFKKRIALAPDQVLRYCRGGGPLWVSGNNTPTDNDIPNCSCGARREFEFQVMPQLLNQLKVDRLEESLDWGTLTVYTCAQSCDPGNTYVLEFIWKQDFTAEQV from the exons ATGGAGGAGCCGGGCCCCAGGCCCGTGGAGCTGGGCTTCGTGGAGCCGGCGGCCCCGGCGCGGCTGGCCAGCTCGCAGTTCCCCAGTAAGGTGGGCGGGCGGCCGGCCTGGCTGAGCCTGGAGCTGCCGGGGCCCGAGCGCCTGCGGTGCGGCGGATGCGCGCAGCCCCTGACCTTCCTGCTGCAGGTGTACGCGCCGCGGGACAGCGCCTTCCACCGCTCGCTCCTCATCTTCTGCTGCGCGCTCTCGGACTGTCGGGACCGCAGCTTCGTCGTCCTGCGAAGCCAGCTGGGGCGGGTGAACGATTTCTATTCGGCCGAGCCGGAGCCGGAGCCGGAGCCCGATGCACCTCTCAGGCCGATTCCTGGACTCAGCCTGTGCCGTGTGTGCGGGGCCTCTGGCCCCAAGGCCTGCTCCCGTTGCCGTCGCGCCCGCTACTGCGGCAAGGAGCACCAAAGAGCCGACTGGAAAGCGGGGCATCGAGCGGTGTGCGGCCAGCCCG GACAACCGGACGAGGATGGGTTTTCAGCTCTCAATATCCTTTTTCCCGAGTTCGAGCTGGTGATGGAGCTCGAGGAATCGGAGGGTGAGGAACTGGAAAAACTCCAAACGTGCATGGACTCCTTGTCAGTACAAAAAAGTG TTTGCATGTCTGAAGTGATGGAGGAGCAGGAGCTGGAAGCCATGGCAAGACATGCAACGAAAGAAGACCAGATCTTCGCTAAGTTTAAGAAGCGGATTGCATTAGCACCTGATCAG GTATTGCGCTACTGCAGAGGAGGAGGCCCGTTGTGGGTATCTGGTAATAACACTCCAACAGATAATGACATCCCAAATTGTTCTTGTGGAGCTAGGCGTGAATTTGAATTTCAG gtGATGCCACAGTTGCTTAACCAGCTTAAAGTGGATCGGCTTGAAGAAAGTTTGGACTGGGGAACACTTACTGTTTATACCTGTGCACAAAGCTGTGATCCTGGCAACACATACGTTCTCGAATTCATCTGGAAGCAGGATTTTACTGCAGAGCAGGTGTAA